The following proteins come from a genomic window of Vicia villosa cultivar HV-30 ecotype Madison, WI unplaced genomic scaffold, Vvil1.0 ctg.002629F_1_1, whole genome shotgun sequence:
- the LOC131639419 gene encoding uncharacterized protein LOC131639419, translating to MGTLLGHGTLTKEEVMEVLITELGADPEDTLEEVERSRGAHVRCTQLFVDTNSPYIDVAYLRYLLDIACIHEYNLGGTTLAYNYHKLRYGCKWKARTMADNCSLVVGWILQHFPMIIGWREVPGYTEFMPRASAYILLIGNQVSDPYRYSIGRMVAEDIRYDCYAPHRETIMWDDIALYSGWLAASSIIIVRYLPERVMWQFGYCQTIPRDPFVSSPILMIRRQIDKGLCRLGASYVPDEAQATKLERDLSCADGYITWYFTVSQIYMIPIAVGSPSRPAH from the exons ATGGGAACCCTTCTTGGTCACGGTACACTGACCAAGGAGGAAGTGATGGAGGTTCTTATTACTGAGCTCGGGGCTGATCCTGAGGACAcgcttgaggaggtggagaggagCCGCGGCGCACACGTGAGAT GCACTCAGCTATTTGTGGACACCAACTCCCCGTACATCGACGTCGCTTACTTGAGGTACTTATTGGATATCGCATGTATTCATGAGTACAACTTGGGAGGGACTACACTGGCGTACAACTACCATAAACTGAGATATGGCTGCAAGTGGAAGGCAAGGACTATGGCTGACAATTGTTCCCTCGTAGTG GGTTGGATATTACAGCACTTCCCCATGATCATTGGCTGGAGAGAGGTTCCCGGCTACACTGAGTTCATGCCCCGTGCTAGTGCCTACATCCTCCTCATAGGGAACCAGGTGTCAGATCCTTATCGGTACTCTATTGGCCGCATGGTTGCAGAGGACATCCGATATGACTGTTATGCTCCTCACCGTGAGACGATTATGTGGGATGACATTGCcctatattctggatggttggctgcCAGTTCGATCATCATTGTTCGTTATCTTCCAGAGCGTGTCATGTGGCAGTTTGGCTACTGTCAAACGATACCTCGCGACCCTTTTGTCTCCTCTCCTATCTTGATGATCCGTCGGCAGATAGATAAGGGTCTTTGCAGATTGGGAGCATCATATGTTCCTGATGAGGCTCAGGCGACCAAATTAGAGAGAGACTTAAGTTGCGCCGATGGGTACATCACCTGGTACTTCACGGTGTCACAGATCTACATGATCCCTATTGCAGTGGGATCACCGTCCAGGCCAGCCCATTAG